The following coding sequences lie in one Streptomyces xiamenensis genomic window:
- the recR gene encoding recombination mediator RecR yields the protein MYEGVVQDLIDELGRLPGVGPKSAQRIAFHILQAEPTDVRRLAHALTEVKEKVRFCALCGNVAQQEHCRVCQDPRRDRAVICVVEEAKDVVAIERTREFRGRYHVLGGAISPIEGVGPDDLRIRELLARLADGTVTELILATDPNLEGEATATYLARMVSTLGLRVTRLASGLPVGGDLEYADEVTLGRAFEGRRLLDV from the coding sequence GTGTACGAAGGCGTGGTCCAGGACCTGATCGACGAGCTGGGCAGGCTGCCCGGTGTCGGTCCCAAGAGCGCCCAGCGGATCGCCTTTCACATCCTTCAGGCCGAGCCCACCGACGTACGGCGGCTCGCGCACGCGCTGACCGAGGTGAAGGAGAAGGTCCGCTTCTGTGCCCTGTGCGGCAATGTCGCGCAGCAGGAGCACTGCCGGGTCTGCCAGGATCCGCGCCGCGACCGCGCCGTCATCTGCGTGGTGGAGGAGGCCAAGGACGTGGTGGCCATCGAGCGCACCCGCGAGTTCCGGGGCCGCTACCACGTCCTGGGCGGCGCCATCAGTCCCATCGAGGGCGTGGGCCCCGACGATCTGCGGATCAGGGAACTGCTCGCCCGCCTCGCCGATGGCACGGTCACGGAGCTGATCCTGGCCACCGACCCCAATCTGGAGGGCGAGGCGACCGCCACCTATCTGGCCCGGATGGTCAGCACGCTGGGGCTCAGAGTCACCCGGCTGGCCAGTGGGCTGCCGGTGGGGGGAGACTTGGAGTACGCCGACGAGGTCACTTTGGGACGAGCCTTCGAGGGAAGGCGGTTGCTCGATGTGTAA
- a CDS encoding DUF4177 domain-containing protein: MTKWEYATAPLLVHATKQILDTWGEDGWELVQVLQNPANPEQLVAYFKREKTQ; this comes from the coding sequence GTGACCAAGTGGGAATACGCGACCGCGCCGTTGCTGGTGCACGCGACCAAGCAGATCCTCGACACCTGGGGCGAGGACGGCTGGGAACTGGTGCAGGTGCTCCAGAACCCCGCCAACCCCGAGCAGCTGGTGGCGTACTTCAAGCGCGAGAAGACCCAGTGA
- a CDS encoding S9 family peptidase, with protein sequence MTDHTPAQDGQGTDGAHEADEITTVPDWERRFRAPRLSLPQWALEAPHRSLFISNATGTFELYAWDRTTGSRRQATDRPNGTVHGTISPDGEWIWWFADNDGDEFGVWRRQPFAGGADEIAVEGLEPAYSGGLAFGRDGTVAVGRMTEDVGSTIHVARPGEAPAEIYRHRESASVGDLSHDSTLLAIEHTEHGDAMHSAVRVVRLDGTLVAELDDTEGATKELGLAVLGFAPVDGDSRLLLGHQRHGRWELLIWDPVTGDQRELACELPGEVGAEWYADGSGLLIEHDYRARSELWRADLDGNVIGELTQVHTPAGTVSGATARPDGSVEFLWSSAAEPPRVQSSSGATVLDPPGEIAPSSVPVQDVWVDGPGGAVHALVQRPEGEGPFPTVFDIHGGPTHHDSDSFAAAPAAWLDHGFAVVRVNYRGSTGYGREWTDALRHRIGLIELEDIAAVREWCVETGLADPQRLVLSGGSWGGYLTLLGLGVQPALWTVGVAAVPVADYVTAYHDEMEALKAMDRTLLGGTPEEQPERWRASSPITYVDEVTAPVYISAGLNDPRCPIRQIENYVDRLKQRGATHEVYRYDAGHGSLVVEERIKQTRMEIEFALKHLPG encoded by the coding sequence ATGACTGATCACACACCGGCCCAGGACGGGCAGGGCACGGACGGCGCGCACGAGGCGGACGAGATCACCACCGTCCCCGACTGGGAGCGGCGCTTCCGCGCCCCGCGCCTGAGCCTGCCCCAGTGGGCGCTGGAGGCCCCGCACCGCTCCCTGTTCATCTCGAACGCCACCGGCACCTTCGAGCTGTACGCCTGGGACCGCACCACCGGCTCCCGGCGCCAGGCCACCGACCGGCCCAACGGCACCGTGCACGGCACGATCAGCCCGGACGGCGAGTGGATCTGGTGGTTCGCGGACAACGACGGCGACGAGTTCGGCGTCTGGCGCCGGCAGCCCTTCGCGGGCGGCGCCGACGAGATCGCGGTCGAGGGCCTGGAGCCCGCGTACTCGGGTGGTCTGGCCTTCGGCCGCGACGGCACCGTCGCGGTGGGCCGGATGACCGAGGACGTCGGCTCCACCATCCATGTGGCGCGCCCCGGCGAGGCGCCGGCGGAGATCTACCGGCACCGCGAGTCCGCGAGCGTCGGCGATCTGTCGCACGACAGCACGCTGCTGGCCATCGAACACACCGAACACGGCGACGCCATGCACTCGGCCGTCCGCGTCGTACGGCTGGACGGCACCCTCGTCGCCGAGCTCGACGACACCGAGGGCGCCACCAAGGAACTCGGCCTGGCCGTACTCGGCTTCGCCCCGGTGGACGGCGACAGCCGGCTGCTGCTCGGGCATCAGCGGCACGGCCGCTGGGAGCTGCTGATCTGGGACCCGGTCACCGGGGATCAGCGGGAGCTGGCCTGTGAGCTGCCGGGCGAGGTGGGCGCCGAGTGGTACGCCGACGGTTCCGGTCTGCTGATCGAGCACGACTACCGGGCGCGCAGCGAACTGTGGCGCGCGGACCTGGACGGGAACGTCATCGGCGAGCTGACCCAGGTGCACACCCCGGCCGGCACCGTCTCGGGGGCGACCGCCAGGCCGGACGGCTCGGTCGAGTTCCTGTGGTCCTCGGCCGCCGAGCCGCCGCGGGTGCAGTCCAGCAGCGGCGCCACCGTGCTGGACCCGCCGGGCGAGATCGCCCCGTCCTCGGTGCCGGTGCAGGACGTGTGGGTGGACGGCCCCGGCGGGGCGGTGCACGCGCTCGTGCAGCGCCCGGAGGGCGAGGGCCCGTTCCCGACGGTCTTCGACATCCACGGCGGCCCCACGCACCACGACAGCGACTCCTTCGCCGCCGCCCCGGCCGCCTGGCTGGACCACGGCTTCGCGGTGGTCCGCGTCAACTACCGGGGGTCGACCGGCTACGGCCGGGAGTGGACGGACGCGCTGCGGCACCGCATCGGGCTCATCGAGCTGGAGGACATCGCCGCGGTCCGTGAGTGGTGTGTGGAGACCGGTCTCGCCGACCCGCAGCGGCTGGTGCTCAGCGGCGGCTCGTGGGGCGGCTATCTGACGCTGCTGGGCCTGGGCGTGCAGCCCGCGCTGTGGACGGTCGGTGTCGCGGCCGTGCCGGTGGCCGACTATGTCACCGCCTACCACGACGAGATGGAGGCGCTGAAGGCGATGGACCGTACGCTGCTCGGCGGCACCCCCGAGGAGCAGCCGGAGCGCTGGCGGGCCTCGTCCCCGATCACCTATGTGGACGAGGTGACGGCGCCGGTCTACATCTCGGCGGGCCTCAACGACCCGCGCTGCCCGATCCGGCAGATCGAGAACTACGTGGACCGGCTGAAGCAGCGCGGCGCCACCCACGAGGTGTACCGGTACGACGCCGGGCACGGCTCGCTGGTGGTGGAGGAGCGGATCAAGCAGACGCGGATGGAGATCGAGTTCGCGCTGAAGCATCTGCCGGGCTGA
- a CDS encoding SigE family RNA polymerase sigma factor — protein sequence MPVIAPLPPAASGPPPAATSGTSAPAYRRTAQDADAVMAEGTTTDHLTETYRAHYRSLLGLAALLLDDIASCEDVVQEAFIRVHSARGRVRDQEKTLAYLRQTVVNLSRSTLRRRILGMKLLSKPMPNMASAEEGAYEQLERAELIQAMRGLQRRQREVLVLRYFADMTEAEVASTLGISAGSVKAYGSRGIAALRVAMEAAR from the coding sequence ATGCCCGTGATCGCGCCGCTGCCACCCGCCGCCTCCGGTCCGCCCCCGGCCGCCACGTCCGGCACCTCCGCACCGGCGTACCGGCGCACCGCCCAGGACGCGGACGCCGTCATGGCTGAGGGCACCACCACGGACCACCTCACCGAGACCTACCGGGCGCACTACCGCTCGCTGCTCGGCCTCGCCGCGCTGCTGCTCGACGACATCGCCTCCTGCGAGGACGTCGTCCAGGAGGCGTTCATCCGCGTCCACTCGGCGCGCGGCCGGGTGCGCGACCAGGAGAAGACGCTCGCGTATCTGCGGCAGACCGTCGTCAACCTCTCCCGCTCCACACTGCGCCGCCGCATCCTGGGGATGAAGCTGCTCTCCAAGCCGATGCCGAACATGGCCAGCGCCGAGGAGGGCGCGTACGAGCAGCTGGAGCGCGCCGAGCTGATCCAGGCGATGCGCGGACTCCAGCGCCGCCAGCGCGAGGTGCTGGTGCTGCGCTACTTCGCGGACATGACGGAGGCCGAGGTCGCCAGCACGCTGGGGATCTCGGCCGGATCGGTGAAGGCGTACGGTTCGCGGGGCATCGCCGCGCTGCGGGTCGCCATGGAGGCGGCCCGATGA
- a CDS encoding SURF1 family protein, whose translation MYRFLLTPRWWGINVFVALSIPFCLVMGFWQLDRFEGRVDTHREREEQAARAETSEPRPLRELLPVTTATLGEQATVTGTYDPEQELLVPRRDLNGERGYYVLTPLLPADGGDALPVVRGWLPGEADPAAVPAAPSGEVTVVGALQGAESPRDVSPPTGLPPGQLGVIGAASLINVLPYPVENAWVTVREAEAPMLPVPPASATNTGLDMKAFQNLGYTAEWFAFIAFALFMWYRFFRRELEAQHDAALGLGTPVPAPAQDRAREETPADPDQDPVSPADASARTRSPSASA comes from the coding sequence GTGTACCGGTTTCTGCTGACTCCCCGATGGTGGGGGATCAACGTCTTCGTCGCGCTGTCCATCCCGTTCTGTCTGGTGATGGGCTTCTGGCAGCTGGACCGTTTCGAGGGCCGGGTGGACACCCACCGCGAACGCGAGGAACAGGCCGCGCGCGCCGAGACCTCCGAGCCGCGCCCGCTGCGTGAACTGCTGCCCGTCACCACCGCGACGCTGGGGGAGCAGGCCACCGTCACCGGTACGTACGACCCGGAGCAGGAACTGCTCGTGCCGCGGCGCGACCTGAACGGGGAGCGCGGCTACTACGTGCTCACCCCGCTGCTGCCCGCCGACGGCGGCGACGCGCTGCCGGTCGTGCGCGGCTGGCTGCCCGGTGAGGCCGACCCGGCCGCGGTGCCCGCCGCGCCGTCCGGCGAGGTGACGGTCGTGGGGGCGCTGCAGGGCGCCGAGTCGCCGCGTGACGTGAGCCCGCCGACGGGGCTGCCGCCGGGGCAGCTGGGAGTGATCGGGGCGGCCTCGCTGATCAATGTGCTGCCGTACCCGGTGGAGAACGCCTGGGTGACGGTGCGCGAGGCGGAGGCCCCGATGCTGCCGGTGCCGCCGGCGTCGGCGACCAACACCGGCCTGGACATGAAGGCGTTCCAGAACCTGGGGTACACGGCGGAGTGGTTCGCGTTCATCGCGTTCGCGCTCTTCATGTGGTACCGGTTCTTCCGCCGCGAGCTGGAGGCCCAGCACGATGCCGCGCTGGGCCTCGGGACGCCCGTACCGGCGCCGGCTCAGGACCGGGCCCGGGAGGAGACCCCCGCGGACCCGGACCAGGACCCGGTCAGCCCGGCAGATGCTTCAGCGCGAACTCGATCTCCATCCGCGTCTGCTTGA
- a CDS encoding GNAT family N-acetyltransferase gives MNWTIEDMAWEDPEGAALRAGQRAELNARYGCDDHEPGAAPSAADIDVFLVARDRATGATLACGALRRLDAGSAEVKRMYVAPGARGTGVATAVLRALEAAALERGWATLRLETGTLQPDAERFYRREGYREIPQFGAYIGSRISVCYERVLA, from the coding sequence ATGAACTGGACGATCGAGGACATGGCCTGGGAGGACCCCGAGGGGGCCGCCCTGCGCGCCGGGCAACGGGCGGAGCTCAACGCCCGGTACGGGTGCGACGACCACGAACCGGGGGCCGCGCCCTCCGCCGCCGACATCGATGTCTTCCTGGTCGCCCGGGACCGGGCGACGGGGGCGACGCTGGCCTGCGGGGCGCTGCGGCGGCTGGACGCGGGCAGCGCGGAGGTCAAGCGGATGTACGTCGCTCCCGGGGCGCGGGGCACGGGGGTGGCCACGGCCGTCCTGCGTGCGCTGGAGGCGGCGGCGCTGGAGCGCGGCTGGGCGACCCTGCGGCTGGAGACCGGGACCCTGCAGCCGGACGCCGAACGCTTCTACCGGCGCGAGGGCTACCGGGAGATTCCGCAGTTCGGCGCGTACATCGGCTCGCGGATCTCGGTGTGTTACGAGCGGGTTCTCGCATGA
- a CDS encoding RidA family protein: MSAGRVAARLAELGITLPPVPAPAGVYVPALRSGRYIHTSGQVPLVDGALPRTGKVGAEVSPEDAKELARICALNALAAVASVAGDLDRVVRVVKVVGFVASDPSFTGQPGVINGASELLGEVLGEAGRHARSAVGVAVLPLDAPVEVEIQVEIDDSDSEGAPGTHD; the protein is encoded by the coding sequence GTGAGCGCCGGGCGCGTGGCGGCCCGGCTCGCCGAGCTGGGAATCACCCTGCCGCCGGTGCCCGCCCCGGCCGGGGTGTACGTACCGGCACTGCGCTCGGGCCGCTACATCCACACCTCGGGCCAGGTGCCCCTGGTGGACGGCGCGCTGCCGCGCACCGGCAAGGTGGGCGCCGAGGTCAGCCCGGAGGACGCCAAGGAGCTGGCGCGGATCTGCGCGCTGAACGCGCTGGCCGCCGTCGCCTCCGTGGCGGGTGACCTGGACCGCGTGGTGCGCGTGGTGAAGGTCGTGGGCTTCGTGGCCTCCGACCCGTCCTTCACCGGGCAGCCGGGCGTCATCAACGGCGCCAGCGAACTGCTCGGCGAGGTGCTGGGCGAGGCGGGCCGGCACGCGCGCAGCGCGGTCGGCGTCGCGGTGCTGCCGCTGGACGCCCCGGTGGAGGTGGAGATCCAGGTCGAGATCGACGACAGCGACAGCGAGGGAGCTCCGGGCACGCATGACTGA
- a CDS encoding DUF5063 domain-containing protein — translation MTSTVHAQANTLSSGAGDNGGAGGPDGPDAFAVQIADQIESFTVAVAEVAKGDDPDAAVPYLLLQISQLLLAGGRLGAHEDIVPEERYEPDTGPEPDMDELRERLALLLAPVDVYSEVFDPYVPRSTPVPSRISDDLADVMTDLRHGMAHYRAGRVSEALWWWQFSYLSNWGPTASAALRALQSLVAHVRLDTPLAELDGLDTDSEAAETAEGDLERQAGRVMAAEIAAPLGLRPQPRA, via the coding sequence ATGACGTCCACCGTCCACGCCCAAGCCAACACCCTCAGTAGCGGGGCCGGTGATAACGGCGGGGCCGGGGGCCCGGACGGGCCCGATGCCTTCGCCGTACAGATCGCCGACCAGATCGAGAGCTTCACGGTCGCGGTGGCGGAGGTCGCGAAGGGCGACGATCCGGACGCCGCCGTACCGTACCTGCTGCTCCAGATCTCGCAACTGCTGCTCGCCGGCGGCCGTCTCGGCGCGCACGAGGACATCGTTCCGGAGGAGCGGTACGAGCCGGACACCGGCCCCGAGCCCGACATGGACGAGCTGCGGGAACGCCTCGCCCTGCTCCTCGCGCCGGTCGACGTCTACTCGGAGGTCTTCGACCCGTACGTGCCCCGCAGCACGCCGGTGCCGAGCCGGATCTCCGACGATCTCGCCGACGTCATGACCGACCTGCGGCACGGCATGGCCCACTACCGGGCCGGCCGGGTCAGCGAGGCGCTGTGGTGGTGGCAGTTCTCCTACCTGTCCAACTGGGGCCCGACGGCGAGCGCCGCCCTGCGCGCGCTCCAGTCCCTGGTGGCGCACGTACGGCTGGACACGCCGCTGGCCGAGCTGGACGGTCTGGACACCGACAGCGAGGCGGCCGAGACGGCGGAGGGCGACCTGGAGCGTCAGGCGGGCCGGGTGATGGCCGCCGAGATCGCCGCCCCGCTGGGGCTGCGCCCGCAACCGCGCGCCTGA
- a CDS encoding TetR/AcrR family transcriptional regulator — MSRPADGDADARLSRAVYDVLAHQGLERLTIRAVATAAGCTTGLVMHRFPHRRALLLHARRLMHERTRSRAEAAEAAAPTPRAALRDVLRHGLSLDAPGRRESVVWTGFLAAAVGDDELTALHRTHNRAWRQRVTRLVTAAAPDWPPERVSTVMYALISTVEGAAALAAGDPDTFTPAVQSELLDATLAAHGLH; from the coding sequence ATGTCACGACCGGCCGACGGCGACGCCGACGCACGCCTCTCCCGCGCCGTCTACGACGTCCTCGCCCACCAGGGCCTGGAACGCCTCACCATCCGCGCCGTCGCCACCGCCGCGGGCTGCACCACCGGGCTCGTCATGCACCGCTTCCCCCACCGCCGCGCCCTGCTCCTGCACGCCCGCCGCCTCATGCACGAACGCACCCGCTCCCGCGCCGAGGCCGCCGAGGCCGCCGCCCCCACGCCGCGCGCCGCGCTGCGCGACGTACTGCGGCACGGACTCTCCCTGGACGCTCCGGGCCGGCGGGAGAGCGTCGTGTGGACCGGCTTCCTGGCGGCGGCCGTCGGCGACGACGAACTGACCGCGCTGCACCGCACCCACAACCGCGCCTGGCGGCAGCGCGTCACCCGCCTGGTCACCGCCGCCGCCCCCGACTGGCCGCCGGAGCGGGTCAGCACCGTCATGTACGCGCTCATCTCGACGGTCGAGGGCGCCGCCGCCCTCGCCGCCGGAGACCCGGACACGTTCACCCCGGCCGTCCAGAGCGAGCTGCTGGACGCGACCCTCGCGGCCCACGGACTGCACTGA
- a CDS encoding YbaB/EbfC family nucleoid-associated protein, protein MFPGGGGADMQQLLQQAQKMQQDLAAAQEELAGTPVQGSAGGGLVKATVTGAGELKSLEIDPKAVDPEDTETLADLVVAAIRDANNAAQALAQAKLGPLAQSLGGGGGIPGLPF, encoded by the coding sequence GTGTTTCCCGGTGGTGGTGGGGCCGACATGCAGCAGCTGCTGCAGCAGGCCCAGAAGATGCAGCAGGACCTCGCGGCGGCCCAGGAGGAGCTGGCCGGCACTCCGGTGCAGGGCAGCGCGGGCGGCGGCCTGGTGAAGGCGACGGTCACCGGTGCCGGTGAGCTGAAGAGCCTGGAGATCGACCCGAAGGCCGTGGACCCCGAGGACACCGAGACCCTCGCCGATCTCGTGGTCGCCGCCATCCGCGACGCCAACAACGCGGCGCAGGCGCTGGCCCAGGCCAAGCTCGGCCCGCTCGCCCAGAGCCTCGGCGGCGGTGGCGGAATCCCCGGACTGCCGTTCTAG
- a CDS encoding carboxylate-amine ligase → MGVEEEFLLADPSTGEAMPVAEEVIAADAAAGPAERLKPETSQSVIETATEPHSDLRLLAEDLRSLRSAAAAAAETVGCAVVPAATELLPAAPSPPTGGTRYRRIYEKYGALRFGHMTCGMHIHIGMPDREHAVRVSNHLRPWLPGLQALAGNSPFSLGQDTGYSSFRSVWWGYMPVAGPAPLFADAPAYDALLDGLVASGVILDRKMAYWFARPSEFVPTIEMRVADVCPTGDTAVLLAALTRGLVATCLEESEAGAAPPPVSDQLLAAAHWQAARYGMEGDALDVFTGHPVPAWSWTEKLLKHVTPALADAGDLALVTGLLAELRENGSWAARQRRIVSSGGSLADVAAYLHSHLLK, encoded by the coding sequence GTGGGTGTTGAGGAAGAGTTCTTATTGGCCGACCCGTCGACCGGGGAGGCGATGCCGGTGGCCGAAGAGGTCATCGCGGCCGATGCCGCCGCAGGACCGGCCGAGCGGCTGAAGCCGGAGACCTCCCAGTCCGTCATCGAGACGGCCACCGAGCCGCACAGCGATCTGCGGCTGCTCGCCGAGGACCTCCGCTCCCTGCGCTCCGCCGCCGCGGCGGCGGCCGAGACCGTGGGGTGCGCCGTGGTGCCGGCCGCCACCGAACTGCTCCCGGCCGCGCCCTCGCCACCGACCGGGGGGACGCGGTACCGCCGGATCTACGAGAAGTACGGCGCACTGCGCTTCGGGCACATGACCTGCGGCATGCACATCCACATCGGCATGCCCGACCGGGAGCACGCGGTCCGCGTGAGCAACCATCTGCGGCCCTGGTTACCGGGCCTCCAGGCGCTCGCCGGGAACTCGCCCTTCTCCCTGGGGCAGGACACCGGCTACTCCAGCTTCCGCTCCGTGTGGTGGGGTTACATGCCGGTCGCCGGTCCGGCCCCGCTGTTCGCCGACGCGCCCGCGTACGACGCGCTGCTGGACGGGCTGGTCGCCTCCGGGGTGATTCTCGACCGGAAGATGGCGTACTGGTTCGCCCGCCCGTCCGAGTTCGTGCCCACCATCGAGATGCGGGTCGCCGATGTGTGCCCCACCGGCGACACCGCCGTGCTGCTCGCCGCCCTGACCCGGGGGCTGGTCGCCACCTGCCTGGAGGAGTCGGAGGCGGGCGCCGCGCCGCCCCCCGTATCGGATCAACTGCTGGCCGCCGCGCACTGGCAGGCGGCGCGGTACGGGATGGAGGGGGACGCCCTGGACGTGTTCACCGGGCACCCGGTACCGGCCTGGTCCTGGACGGAGAAGCTGCTCAAACACGTCACGCCCGCGCTCGCGGACGCGGGGGATCTCGCCCTGGTCACCGGGTTGCTGGCGGAGCTGCGGGAGAACGGGTCCTGGGCGGCCCGGCAGCGCAGAATCGTTTCCTCTGGCGGCTCGCTGGCCGATGTGGCGGCCTACCTGCACTCCCACCTGCTGAAGTGA
- a CDS encoding aspartate kinase yields MGLVVQKYGGSSVADAQGIKRVAKRVVEAKKNGHQVVVVVSAMGDTTDELIDLAGEVSPVPSGREMDMLLTAGERISMALLAMAIKALGHEAQSFTGSQAGVITDSVHNKARIIDVTPGRIRSSVDDGNIAIVAGFQGVSQDKKDITTLGRGGSDTTAVALAAALDAEVCEIYTDVDGVFTADPRVVSKARKIEWISFEDMLELASSGSKVLLHRCVEYARRYNIPIHVRSSFSGLKGTWVSSEPPQEHPAHREGQGEQSMEQAIISGVAHDTSEAKVTVVGVPDKPGEAAKIFRALADAELNLDMVVQNVSAASTGLTDISFTLPKDEGRSAITALEKRRPDIGFDALRYDDQIAKISLVGAGMKTNPGVTAHFFEALSNAGVNIELISTSEIRISVVTREDDVNPAVRAVHTAFGLDSESDEAVVYGGTGR; encoded by the coding sequence GTGGGCCTTGTCGTGCAGAAGTACGGCGGCTCCTCCGTTGCCGATGCCCAGGGCATCAAGCGCGTCGCCAAGCGAGTCGTCGAAGCCAAGAAGAACGGCCACCAGGTGGTCGTCGTGGTCTCGGCGATGGGTGACACGACGGATGAGCTGATCGATCTCGCGGGTGAGGTGTCCCCCGTCCCCTCCGGACGTGAGATGGACATGCTGCTGACCGCCGGCGAGCGCATCTCCATGGCGTTGCTGGCCATGGCGATCAAAGCGCTCGGGCACGAGGCGCAGTCCTTCACCGGCAGCCAGGCCGGTGTCATCACCGACTCCGTTCACAACAAGGCCCGCATCATCGATGTGACTCCGGGCCGCATCCGTTCCTCCGTCGACGACGGCAACATCGCCATCGTCGCCGGTTTCCAGGGCGTCTCCCAGGACAAGAAGGACATCACCACGCTCGGGCGCGGCGGCTCCGACACCACGGCGGTCGCGCTCGCCGCGGCGCTCGACGCCGAGGTGTGCGAGATCTACACGGACGTGGACGGCGTGTTCACCGCCGATCCGCGCGTCGTGTCCAAGGCCCGCAAGATCGAATGGATCTCCTTCGAGGACATGCTGGAGCTGGCCAGCTCCGGTTCGAAGGTGCTGCTGCACCGCTGTGTGGAGTACGCGCGCCGCTACAACATCCCGATTCACGTACGGTCGTCCTTCTCGGGTCTCAAGGGCACCTGGGTCAGCAGCGAGCCGCCGCAGGAGCATCCCGCGCACAGGGAAGGACAAGGGGAGCAGTCGATGGAACAGGCGATCATCTCTGGGGTCGCGCACGACACGTCCGAGGCCAAGGTCACGGTCGTCGGTGTGCCCGACAAGCCGGGCGAGGCGGCGAAGATCTTCCGCGCGCTCGCCGACGCGGAACTGAACCTCGACATGGTGGTGCAGAACGTGTCCGCGGCCTCCACCGGGCTGACCGACATCTCGTTCACCCTGCCCAAGGACGAGGGCCGTTCGGCCATCACGGCACTGGAGAAGCGGCGTCCCGACATCGGGTTCGACGCGCTGCGCTACGACGACCAGATCGCGAAGATCTCGCTCGTCGGGGCCGGCATGAAGACCAACCCGGGTGTCACGGCGCACTTCTTCGAGGCACTGTCGAACGCCGGCGTGAACATCGAGCTGATCTCGACCTCCGAGATCCGCATCTCGGTCGTCACCCGCGAGGACGATGTGAACCCGGCGGTCCGCGCCGTCCACACGGCGTTCGGGCTCGACAGCGAGTCGGACGAGGCCGTGGTGTACGGGGGCACCGGCCGCTGA